Proteins encoded together in one Leptolyngbyaceae cyanobacterium window:
- a CDS encoding PAS domain S-box protein → MKNSKLKTPKGFESFLANPAIETNLELYKQAIATISTGITILDAKTPEFQIIYSNSAFEQLTGYSKQEILGQHCLFLQGEDTDRAAIEKIKQALRIKQQCRVIFKNYRKNGSAFWNQCTISPIEDAKGYITHFIAEQVDVTAQQQAEQRLQERDIAMNACIDGIAIINHIGEFTYLNEAYLKITGYNRSEDLMGKSWEKIYDRAEMRIFNQYVLPIVEKQGKWRGEAVSLRRDGSKYRQELTLSTLPAQKGIFCIMRDISERKQVEVALQQANEVLERQINQGRIELRNAIDKLHKESIKRQQVQETLKESEILLQSIVTNLPIILFTINKQGNFVILEGKGLKPLGLNPEEIVGKSVYEIYSQQTAILHHINQALNGRETSWISEIGDFVYENWATPIESKTGEVIGLIGMSIDISSHIKTEQILRQQAERERLVGEIAANIRRSLNLEHVLNTAVAEVREFLQTDRVLLYRFESNWNGVVVVESVAEDFTPILGIPIHDPCFKEKYVNLYQQGRIRIIPDIYNSDLHQCHVDLLAKFQVRSNLVVPILQGENLWGLLIAHHCRESRQWQESEVSLLSQLSEQIAIAIQQSELYQKLESELIERQQTEATLRQRETQLFEKATELEHILYQLQATQSQLIQSEKMSSLGQLVAGVAHEINNPVNFIYANISPAKHYIEDLLELIKIYQKYSHLPSFMFKVEEKIAEIDLEFIQDDLPKLLNSMLLGAERIREIVRSLRYFSRHDEAERKIVDIHEGIDSTLLILQNRLKAKPNYPAIEVIIEYANLPKVECYPGQLNQVFMNILSNAIDALEESNKYLSVSNRQESHSLLTADKEAPTIRIRTELRKNNTVAIEIADNGSGMTEKVRQRLFDPFFTTKQVGKGTGLGLSISYQIVVEKHGGELNCVSHSGQGTKFSIVIPVKQKI, encoded by the coding sequence ATGAAAAATAGCAAACTGAAAACGCCAAAGGGCTTTGAAAGTTTTTTGGCAAATCCTGCCATAGAGACAAATTTAGAATTATATAAACAAGCGATCGCGACAATTAGTACTGGTATTACTATATTAGATGCTAAAACACCTGAATTTCAGATAATTTACAGCAATTCAGCGTTTGAACAACTAACAGGCTATTCCAAGCAAGAGATTTTAGGACAGCACTGCCTTTTTCTGCAAGGAGAAGACACCGATCGAGCAGCTATTGAAAAAATTAAACAGGCATTGCGGATAAAACAGCAATGTAGAGTAATATTCAAAAATTACCGAAAAAATGGCTCTGCCTTCTGGAATCAATGCACTATTTCGCCAATTGAAGATGCTAAAGGCTACATTACTCATTTTATCGCCGAGCAAGTAGATGTAACCGCACAACAGCAAGCAGAGCAAAGATTACAAGAACGAGATATCGCTATGAATGCTTGTATTGATGGAATAGCCATTATCAATCACATAGGCGAATTTACTTATTTAAATGAAGCATACTTAAAAATTACCGGTTATAACCGTTCGGAAGATTTGATGGGGAAAAGCTGGGAAAAAATTTACGATCGAGCGGAAATGAGAATATTCAATCAATACGTACTGCCGATAGTCGAAAAGCAGGGAAAATGGCGCGGTGAAGCAGTTAGTTTACGACGAGATGGTAGCAAGTATCGGCAAGAATTAACCCTGAGTACTCTACCCGCTCAAAAGGGTATATTTTGTATCATGCGGGATATCAGCGAACGAAAACAAGTAGAAGTAGCGCTACAACAGGCAAATGAAGTACTCGAACGTCAAATTAACCAAGGTAGAATTGAATTAAGAAACGCGATCGATAAATTACACAAAGAAAGCATCAAACGTCAACAAGTGCAAGAAACTTTAAAAGAAAGCGAAATTCTTTTACAGTCAATTGTCACGAATTTGCCAATAATTTTATTTACCATTAACAAACAAGGTAATTTTGTTATTTTAGAAGGTAAAGGATTAAAGCCACTAGGTTTAAACCCGGAAGAGATAGTTGGAAAATCAGTATATGAAATATACAGTCAACAAACTGCGATCTTGCACCATATTAACCAAGCCTTAAACGGCAGAGAAACCTCCTGGATATCTGAAATAGGAGATTTCGTGTATGAAAATTGGGCTACACCGATCGAAAGTAAAACAGGTGAAGTGATTGGTTTGATCGGAATGTCAATTGATATTAGTTCCCATATAAAAACAGAACAAATATTGCGGCAACAAGCCGAACGAGAACGGTTAGTAGGAGAAATCGCCGCTAATATTCGCCGTTCATTAAATTTAGAACACGTTTTAAATACTGCCGTAGCAGAAGTCCGAGAATTTCTGCAAACAGATCGAGTTCTACTTTACCGCTTTGAATCTAATTGGAATGGGGTAGTCGTTGTAGAGTCTGTGGCTGAAGATTTTACTCCAATTCTGGGAATTCCCATTCACGATCCCTGCTTTAAAGAAAAATACGTAAATCTTTATCAACAAGGTCGCATTCGCATAATTCCAGATATTTATAACAGCGATCTTCATCAGTGTCACGTTGATTTATTAGCTAAATTCCAAGTGCGATCTAACCTGGTAGTGCCGATTTTACAAGGGGAAAACTTATGGGGATTGCTGATCGCCCATCACTGTCGAGAGTCTCGTCAATGGCAAGAATCGGAAGTTAGTTTACTGAGTCAACTAAGCGAACAAATCGCGATCGCGATCCAGCAATCAGAACTATATCAAAAACTAGAAAGCGAACTAATAGAGCGACAACAAACAGAAGCTACTTTGCGACAAAGAGAAACTCAATTATTTGAAAAAGCCACAGAATTGGAACACATTTTATATCAATTACAGGCTACGCAATCCCAACTTATCCAAAGTGAAAAAATGTCCAGTTTAGGCCAATTAGTAGCGGGGGTTGCCCATGAAATCAATAATCCGGTTAACTTCATTTATGCCAATATTTCTCCTGCAAAACATTACATAGAAGATTTATTAGAATTGATAAAAATTTACCAAAAATATTCTCATCTTCCAAGTTTTATGTTTAAAGTCGAAGAAAAAATTGCCGAAATAGACTTAGAATTTATTCAAGATGACTTGCCAAAATTATTAAATTCAATGCTGCTAGGAGCGGAGAGAATCCGCGAAATAGTGCGAAGTTTGCGTTATTTTTCTCGCCATGACGAAGCAGAAAGAAAAATAGTTGATATTCACGAAGGTATCGATAGTACCCTATTAATTTTACAAAATCGTTTAAAAGCAAAACCGAATTATCCCGCTATTGAAGTTATCATAGAATATGCCAATTTACCTAAAGTGGAATGTTATCCCGGACAACTTAACCAAGTGTTCATGAATATTCTGAGTAATGCGATCGATGCTTTAGAAGAAAGCAATAAGTATCTGTCAGTAAGTAATCGGCAAGAATCTCATTCACTACTGACTGCTGATAAAGAAGCACCTACTATTCGCATCCGTACTGAATTAAG
- a CDS encoding DJ-1/PfpI family protein has protein sequence MAAKKILMLVGDYVEDYEVMVPFQALQMVGYTVHAICPGKKAGEKVRTAVHDFEGDQTYSEKPGHNFTLNADFDEVQAESYDALVVPGGRAPEYIRLNEKVLDITRYFARSNKPIAAICHGLQLLAAAGVLEGKSCTAYPACGPDVTLAGGLYAHIPVDEALVDGNLVTAPAWPAHPRWLAEFIKLLGTRIEHQEMAAV, from the coding sequence ATGGCTGCCAAAAAAATTTTGATGTTGGTAGGCGACTACGTAGAGGACTACGAAGTAATGGTGCCTTTTCAAGCATTACAAATGGTTGGATACACCGTTCATGCTATCTGTCCCGGTAAAAAAGCTGGGGAGAAAGTGCGAACAGCCGTGCATGATTTTGAGGGAGACCAAACTTATAGTGAAAAACCCGGTCACAACTTCACCTTAAACGCCGACTTCGATGAAGTGCAAGCAGAAAGTTATGATGCTTTAGTGGTTCCTGGCGGACGTGCGCCGGAATATATTCGCTTAAATGAAAAGGTATTAGATATTACTCGTTATTTTGCCCGATCGAACAAGCCGATCGCAGCTATTTGTCACGGTTTGCAACTTTTGGCAGCAGCCGGCGTTTTAGAAGGGAAGAGTTGTACGGCTTACCCCGCTTGTGGCCCAGATGTTACCCTAGCAGGCGGACTTTACGCTCATATTCCAGTGGATGAAGCCTTAGTAGATGGTAATCTGGTAACTGCCCCCGCATGGCCCGCCCATCCTCGCTGGCTGGCAGAATTTATTAAATTGTTAGGAACTCGCATCGAACATCAAGAAATGGCAGCAGTTTGA
- a CDS encoding SDR family oxidoreductase has product MSPSQQLQPPQQQEQQPGIESQMTPKPKSDDANYQGSNKLLNKVALITGGDSGIGRAIANFFAKEGADVAIVYLNENDDAQETKQIVEKQGRKCLTIAGDIGDEKFCQEAVKKTIDRFGKLDILINNAAEQHPQQSIEDISAEQLERTFRTNIFSMFFMVKAALPHLKEGSAIINTTSVTAYHGNKQLLDYSSTKGAIVAFTRSLSQSLVEKGIRVNGVAPGPIWTPLIPATFPPDKVASFGQQVPMKRAGQPEEVAPSFVFLASDDSSYMSGQILHPNGGEIVQS; this is encoded by the coding sequence ATGTCCCCAAGTCAACAGTTACAGCCACCTCAACAACAAGAACAGCAACCGGGAATTGAATCCCAAATGACCCCAAAACCCAAGTCAGATGATGCTAATTATCAGGGTAGTAACAAATTACTGAACAAGGTAGCATTGATTACCGGGGGTGATAGTGGAATTGGTCGCGCGATCGCCAATTTCTTCGCTAAAGAAGGCGCAGATGTAGCAATCGTTTATTTAAACGAAAACGATGATGCCCAAGAAACCAAACAAATAGTTGAAAAACAAGGGCGTAAATGCCTCACCATTGCTGGTGATATTGGCGACGAAAAATTCTGTCAAGAAGCTGTTAAAAAAACAATTGATCGATTCGGTAAACTAGATATCCTGATCAATAATGCCGCCGAACAACATCCCCAACAAAGCATCGAAGATATTTCTGCTGAACAATTAGAACGCACTTTCCGCACCAACATTTTTTCGATGTTCTTTATGGTAAAAGCAGCGCTTCCCCATCTCAAAGAAGGTAGCGCGATTATCAACACCACTTCGGTGACAGCTTATCACGGAAATAAACAACTTTTAGATTATTCTTCAACTAAAGGAGCAATTGTTGCTTTTACCCGTTCTCTCTCTCAATCTTTAGTTGAAAAAGGAATTCGCGTGAACGGTGTCGCACCTGGCCCAATTTGGACACCTTTAATTCCCGCCACTTTTCCCCCTGATAAAGTTGCTAGTTTCGGTCAACAAGTACCAATGAAGCGGGCTGGACAACCAGAAGAAGTTGCTCCCTCTTTTGTCTTTTTAGCTTCCGATGATTCTTCCTATATGTCCGGTCAAATATTGCATCCCAACGGTGGCGAAATCGTGCAAAGCTAG
- a CDS encoding hemerythrin domain-containing protein, with translation MVQTLDDTKRSAIGMELADMKEIQNLLISNEEKFISEISDREIRDRIQSMLDDDRKNLGVLDTIIVQYGVKAQPRDTVKKMVEKMNQMMGGSELSLYQRVSQHELLKHQQVMTGLLIHKCAQVVGADIAVAIAPLNTINFENRAHQEQLKGIIEILGTRELTGKEPDQGLWGRVQDAVAALSGVFGSVVTQNSDKQDMNIQDLIRLDHNKVNTIFTEMGATNDPNKIQELFGQLYKDLTAHAQAEEEVVYPRVRPFYGNDNTQELFDEQAEMKRMLEEIKAISPSAPQFKDKVKQLMDIIGDHIRQEEFTMFAAIDNNCSKEQREQMATEFKAAKSKIQDKMASAKK, from the coding sequence ATGGTGCAAACACTGGATGATACAAAGCGTTCTGCCATCGGTATGGAACTGGCAGATATGAAAGAAATTCAAAATTTACTAATTTCCAATGAGGAAAAGTTCATTTCTGAGATTTCCGATCGAGAAATTCGCGATCGCATTCAAAGTATGCTGGATGACGATCGCAAAAACTTGGGCGTTTTAGATACCATCATCGTTCAGTATGGCGTCAAGGCACAGCCTCGCGATACCGTGAAGAAGATGGTAGAGAAAATGAACCAAATGATGGGAGGTTCCGAACTTTCTCTCTACCAAAGAGTATCTCAACACGAACTGCTGAAACACCAGCAGGTAATGACTGGATTGCTAATTCACAAGTGCGCTCAAGTTGTGGGCGCTGACATTGCAGTTGCGATCGCACCTTTAAACACTATTAACTTTGAAAACCGTGCTCACCAAGAACAACTCAAAGGAATTATCGAAATCCTGGGTACTCGCGAACTCACCGGAAAAGAACCAGATCAAGGATTGTGGGGACGAGTACAAGACGCTGTTGCCGCGTTATCAGGCGTATTTGGTAGCGTTGTTACCCAAAACAGCGATAAGCAGGACATGAACATTCAAGACCTAATTCGGTTAGATCACAACAAAGTAAATACGATCTTCACCGAAATGGGTGCGACAAATGACCCCAATAAAATTCAAGAATTGTTCGGTCAACTTTACAAAGATTTAACTGCACACGCCCAAGCAGAAGAAGAAGTTGTCTACCCGCGAGTTCGCCCTTTCTACGGTAACGACAATACCCAAGAACTGTTTGACGAACAAGCCGAAATGAAGCGGATGTTGGAAGAAATCAAAGCGATTTCTCCTTCTGCGCCTCAATTCAAAGATAAAGTTAAGCAGTTAATGGATATCATTGGCGATCACATCCGTCAAGAGGAATTTACTATGTTCGCCGCAATTGATAACAATTGTAGTAAGGAACAAAGAGAGCAAATGGCAACTGAATTCAAAGCTGCTAAGAGCAAAATTCAGGATAAGATGGCATCTGCTAAAAAGTAA
- a CDS encoding hemerythrin domain-containing protein, translated as MVSTLDDTKRMAIGMKLADMKALQELLISNEQKFINECGDQEISNRLREMLEDDRKNMGVLDTVIVQYGVKAQPKQTVTKMIEEARKLMEGSELTLFEKVAQHELLKHKQTMSGLLVHKAAQVVGADVEAAITPLNTVNFENRAHQEQLKGILEILGTRELTGKDPDQGIWARVQDAVAALSGVVGSTLTQNSGMSDMTIEQIIRMDHTKANTLFMEIQNSKDPQKIQEYFGQLYKDLMAHAKAEEQVVYPAIRSYYEKTQDLYQEQAEQARMLDEIKSMSPSSPQFKEKVQQLMKATQHHISQEENEMFPKLRDNFSNQQQQQMASEFKSAKSKLQDQMASSKK; from the coding sequence ATGGTATCGACTTTAGACGACACCAAGCGCATGGCTATCGGCATGAAACTTGCTGATATGAAAGCATTACAAGAGTTACTTATCTCCAACGAACAAAAATTTATAAATGAATGTGGAGATCAAGAAATTTCTAATCGTCTGCGGGAAATGCTGGAAGACGATCGGAAAAACATGGGAGTTTTAGATACGGTAATTGTTCAGTACGGTGTTAAAGCACAGCCAAAGCAAACCGTTACCAAAATGATTGAAGAAGCTCGGAAATTGATGGAAGGTTCCGAGTTGACTTTATTTGAAAAAGTAGCTCAACACGAATTACTCAAACACAAGCAAACCATGAGCGGATTGCTAGTTCACAAAGCTGCTCAAGTTGTGGGTGCTGATGTGGAAGCTGCTATTACTCCTTTGAATACGGTTAATTTTGAAAACCGCGCTCATCAAGAGCAACTGAAAGGTATTCTGGAAATTCTCGGAACTCGCGAATTAACTGGTAAAGATCCCGATCAAGGTATTTGGGCACGAGTACAAGATGCGGTTGCAGCTTTGTCTGGTGTAGTAGGCAGTACGCTGACCCAAAATTCCGGTATGTCTGATATGACCATCGAACAGATTATTCGCATGGATCATACTAAGGCTAATACTTTGTTCATGGAAATTCAAAACAGCAAAGATCCTCAGAAAATCCAAGAATACTTCGGTCAGCTTTACAAGGATTTAATGGCGCACGCCAAAGCGGAAGAACAAGTTGTTTATCCGGCAATCCGTTCTTATTACGAAAAGACTCAAGATTTGTATCAAGAGCAAGCTGAACAGGCACGAATGCTGGACGAAATTAAGTCTATGAGTCCTTCTTCGCCTCAGTTTAAAGAGAAAGTTCAGCAGTTAATGAAGGCGACTCAACATCACATTAGTCAAGAAGAAAATGAGATGTTCCCTAAACTCCGCGATAACTTCAGTAACCAACAACAGCAGCAGATGGCAAGCGAATTCAAATCTGCTAAGAGCAAGCTGCAAGACCAAATGGCTTCTTCTAAGAAGTAA
- a CDS encoding DUF2231 domain-containing protein has translation MTQTQNVPPLIESDETDYRDSGVTSTVAIAGHPIHPVIVTLPIAFLVGVPVCDLVYWWTKDLFWARGAFWLLAAGVALAVVAAITGLMDFLRIERVRKRSAGWAHMLINVGVLVLSVFNLILRWGNFAGGIIPTGLILSIIVALLLGLSGWYGGELVYRHKIAVIGYGDPRR, from the coding sequence ATGACCCAAACTCAAAATGTTCCGCCGCTAATTGAAAGTGATGAAACTGATTATCGTGATAGCGGGGTAACCAGCACGGTAGCGATCGCAGGACACCCCATCCATCCTGTTATAGTAACTTTGCCGATCGCTTTTTTAGTAGGCGTACCAGTGTGCGATTTAGTTTACTGGTGGACAAAAGATCTCTTCTGGGCAAGAGGTGCTTTTTGGCTATTAGCAGCTGGGGTAGCTTTAGCAGTAGTAGCAGCTATCACCGGCTTAATGGATTTTCTTAGAATCGAAAGAGTCCGCAAGCGCAGTGCTGGCTGGGCACATATGCTAATCAATGTGGGTGTCCTAGTTCTGTCAGTTTTTAACCTAATATTACGTTGGGGAAATTTTGCTGGAGGAATCATACCCACAGGCTTGATCCTTTCAATAATTGTGGCATTACTACTTGGTCTTTCTGGTTGGTATGGCGGCGAATTAGTTTACAGGCATAAAATAGCCGTGATTGGCTACGGCGATCCTCGTAGATAA